Within Acidaminococcus timonensis, the genomic segment GTGCGATCAGATCCACGACCTTGATGCCTGTTTCCATGATCTTGGTTTCCGTGGACTGGTCTTCCAGGGCCGGAGCCGGACGGTGGATGGGCCAGTAATCAGAGGCCTGCACCGGTGCAGGGTCATCGTCCACCGTTTCGCCCAGCACATTGAACACCCGTCCCAGGCACCCTTTGCCCACCGGTACGGTGATGGGGCTGCCTGTATCCACAGCTTCCATATTCCGGGTCAGACCGTCGGTGGAGCTCATGGCTACGGCCCGTACCACATCGTTGCCAATGTGCTGCACCACTTCCGCTGTCAGATGCACATGGATGTTCCTGGCAGCCTGGGCATCGATACGGATGGCGTTATAGATGGCCGGCAGTTCTTTATCCGGAAACCGGATATCGATGACCGGCCCCATGACCTGGACCACATGGCCGATATGGCCTCTGGCCTTGGCAGAGACCTGGGCCACGGCCCGGTCCATTTGTTTCTTTTCTTCTTGCGACACGATTGTGCCCCCTTATTTCAAAGCTTCAGCACCGCTGACGATTTCATTGATTTCCGTGGTGATGCTGGCCTGTCTCACTTTCTGGTAATACACCTGCAGCTTGCCCAGCAGGTTCTGGGCATTGTCCGTGGCCGTGCTCATGGCCGTCATCCGGGAAGCCAGCTCACAGGCCGAGCTCTGGATGAGTGCTGTAAAGATCTGGCTGCGCAGGTAATACCGGGCCAGATAGGACAGCATCTCCGCCGGTTCCGGTTCGAAGATCAGGGTGGAATAATCCGTAGGATCATCCGCCTCCCAGACTTTCTCCCCCTGTACCTCCAGGGAATCTTTGGCCTTGGGCTGCACCGGAAGGATGGGCACAGTCCTGGGAATCTGCACCATGGCGGATTTGAAGTAGGTATAGATGATATCCACCTCGTCCACTTCTCCGTGGATGAACATGGATTCCACATAATCGGCGATTTCCTCCGCCGCTTCGAACGTTGGCTTTTCGGAAAATCCCGTCCAGCTCTTATCGATGTGGTAGCCCCAATGGTTCAGGCCGATCCGGATCTGCCTGCCTACGGCCAGCAGGGGAGAATCTTCCTTCCCCCGCAGTTCCACGCTGGTGTATTTCACCACGTTGTTGTTGTAGGGTCCGGCCAGTCCCTTGTCGGAACCCATGACAATATAAGCCGTCTTGTACACGGGACGCTTTTCCAGCAACGGATTCTTCTTCAGGTCCAGATGGGCCATGACGGAAGGATCGCTGACGGCTTCCTGCAGGATTTCCCGCAGTTTGTCGGCATAGGGCAGGCTGGATTCGGCCCGCTGCTGGGCCTGATGCATCCGGGCCGAGGCCACCATCTGCATGGCCCCGGTGATTTTACTGATGCTGCCCACAGTTTTCATGTGGGCACGGATCCCGCTGGTATTGGCCATCTTCGCTCACCCGCCTTTACGCCTGCGCGCCGCCGGGCGCAAACAGCTTGCCAAAATCATCCAGTGCGTCGTCCAGCTGTTGCCTGATGTCATCCGTCAATTTCTGTTCTTTCTCCAGAGACGTGAGGATGATGGAGCAGTGGTTGTCCAAGTACGTCAGCATCTCATAGGCGTACCGGGTCACATCGGCCACCGGTACATTATCCACAAAGCCGTTATTCACCGCATACAGGGAAATCACTTCCTGGGCCATGGAAAGAGGCTGGTACTGCCCCTGTTTCAGGATTTCCGTCACCCGGGCACCACGGTCCAGCTGGGCCCTGGTCTCTTTGTCCAGATCGGAACCGAACTGGGCGAAAGCCGCCAGTTCCCGGTACTGGGCCAGGGCCAGACGCAGGGTACCGGCCACGCTCTTCATGGCCTTGGTCTGGGCCGCGCCCCCTACACGGGAGACGGACAGCCCGGAGTTCAGGGCCGGCCGCACACCGGAATTGAACAGGTCGGTTTCCAGGTAAATCTGCCCATCGGTAATGGAAATCACGTTGGTGGGGATATACCCGCTCACGTCTCCGGCCTGGGTCTCGATGATGGGCAGGGCCGTCATGGAGCCGCCGCCGTGTCTGGCATTCCGCCGGCAGGCCCGTTCCAGCAGACGGGAATGCAGATAGAATACATCCCCGGGGTAGGCTTCCCGTCCGGGCGGACGACGGAGCAGCAGACTCATGGCACGGTATGCCACGGCGTGCTTGCTCAGATCATCGTAGACGATCAGCACATCCTTTCCCTGATCCATGAAGTATTCACCCACAGCCGCACCGGCATAGGGTGCCAGATACTGCAGAGGTGCCGTATCCGCAGCGGTGGCGGCTACGATCATGGTGTAATCCGCTGCGCCGTACTCTTCAAAGGTATGAGCCAGGCGGGCCACGGAAGAAGCTTTCTGCCCGATGGCTACATAAATGCAGATCACACCTTTCCCCTTCTGATTCAGGATGGTGTCGACGGCAATGGCTGTCTTGCCGGTCCCACGGTCACCGATGATCAGTTCTCTCTGACCCCGGCCGATGGGTACCAGGGCATCCACAGCCTTCAGCCCGGTCTGCAGGGGCACATCCACCGGCTGACGGGCAGCAATCCCCGGGGCCTGGTGCTCGATGGGATATTTGGCCTGGGTCTTGATGGCGCCCTTCCCGTCCAGAGGCTGCCCCAGCGGGTTGACGATCCGACCCAGCATTTCTTCCCCAACAGGGATTTCCATGATTTCGCCGGTACGGCGGACCATATCCCCTTCTTTTATTTCTGTGGCGCCGCCCAGCAGAACGATCCCCACTTCATTTTCCCGCAGGTTCTGCACCATGCCGTAGACGCCGTCGTGCAGGGCCACCAGCTCACCGCTCATGGCTCCGCCCAGCCCGCTGGCGGTACAGATCCCATCGCCGACTTTTTCTACCACGCCGATTTCTTCCAGATCCACCTGGTTCTGGAAGTTTTTCACGCCCTGGCTCAGGGCTTCCGTCATATTGCCCGGTTTTTCCAGGTCCTGATCCTGGAGATGGATTGCCTTCATCAGGGCATCCATTTTCTCCAGCTGCCGCTGCATGGTGGCATCGAACACATGGTCTCCGTACTGGACCAGCACGCCACCCACCACTTTGGGATCCACTTTCTGCTGCTGGATCTGCACCGGCTTCCGGAATTTCTCCATCAGCAGTTTTTCCAGCAGGGTGGCTTCCTCCGCGTCCAGAGGCCGGGCCGTCGTCACCGTGACAGGCAAAAGCTCCTGTCCGGCGAACAGGGCCTGGTCATCCTCTGTAAGGGTCACACGATCCAGGATCTGTTTCCACAGAGCTTCCTTGTTTTTACTATTCATCGGTTGATCCTGCCTCCACGATCCCGCTTACCGGGATCTTTCCAATCTCATTTTTTCTGCTGCTGTTCTGCCAGGGTGGCATCGGTGATTTTGGCCACCAGTGCCTGGTCTTCGGCAGAATCCAGTTTGGCCTGCAGTACCCGGCCGGCGATTTCCGTACTTAACGCAATGATCTGCTCCCGTACTTCCAGCAGGGCTTTCCGTTTTTCCATTTCCACGGTCTGGCGTCCGCTGGCCAGCAGTTCAGCCCGTTCCTTCTGGGCATTGGCCAGGGCTTCATCATGGAGCTGCTGGGCCATGGTATTGGCTCTGGAGACAATATCATTGGCCTCTTTCCTGGCACTTTGCAGTTGTTCCGCATATTGTTCCTTCAACGCTTCTGCATCTTTCCGTGCATGGTCAGCCTGGTCCATATCTTTTACGATTTTGGCCCGGCGATCATCCATGGCCTTCAACAGGGGCTTGTAGGCAAATTTTGCCAATACCCACAGCAGAATGATGAAGTTGACGATCTGTGCAATCAACGTATAGTTGATACTTACCATTCCCTATCGCTTCCTTTCTCCCCGAGGGGTCATCCGTCCGGTTATTTCACGAAGGGATTGGCGAATACCAGCACAATGGCAATGACGGAAGCAATGATGGGGATGGATTCAACCAGACCGATACCGATCAGCATGTTCACCTGGAAGCTCCCGGCCTGTTCCGGCTGGCGGGCCATACATTCCAGAGCTTTGGAAGCCACCGTGGAATCGCCCCGGGTAGCCGCAATGGAAGCGCCTACGCCGATGATGGCAGCGGCCAGGACGGAAGCGACGATAATCAAAGTATTGTTGTCGATCATTTTTTACATCCTTTCTGTTCTCCAGCTCATTTGCTGGAATGGATCTGTTTAAAGATAGGTGCCAGCGCAATCACCGTCAGCATGGTGAAGATGAAAGCCTGGAGAAAGCCGATGATCAGGCTGAAGCCGATCCACAGGTTGGGAACCACCCAGGGGACCAGCATGTACAGCACCGCCAGCAGGATTTCTCCTGCCAGGATGTTCCCGAACAGACGCAGAGCCATGGTCAGAGGTTTGGCCAGTTCTTCGATGATGTTCAGCGGAAGCATCAGGGCAAAAGGAGTCACCAGATGTTTAAAATACGAGGGACCCTGCTGGATGACCCCAATGATGTAGGTAGCGATGGCCACCGTAATGGAAAGGCCCAGGGCCACGTTGATGTCATTGGTGGGAGAAGAGAGATGCACGCCCAGGGACGGCATCAGGCCCAGTTCGTTCCCCACAAAGATGTACAGAAACAGGGTCAGGACGAAGGGAATCGTCACCCTTCTGCCTTCCACGCCCATGTTGGCGTCCATCAGTTTTTCCAGCCATTCGACGATCATTTCCACCAGGTTCTGGATTCCATGGGGAATTTCATGGACCTGCCGGGTGGCGGCAAAAACCAGTACAGCCACAATGATCATGGTCAGCCAGGACATATAGATGGTCTGCATATTCAAGGCGACTCCGGGAAGGACTTCCGTGGTCCCGTAATGGATGACTTCCGAGCTTGCAGCTTCTGCAATTCCCATATCCGTATCACTTCCTTTTCAAAAATTTCTGATGTGTAAGGAGCCAGCGCCCTAAGGCTGCTGTTTTTTATCTCCAAGATGGCAGCGGACCATCTGCATCACCAAACCAACATTCAAACAGACAAAGCCAAGCAGCACCAGCACCGGCTGGCACTTCAGTTTCAGCGCAGCCACGGTCCACAGTAACAGCACTCCAATGCGCAGGAACATCAGACGATGCATGGAAAGGGCCGCCTGCCGGGGCGGTTTGCCCATTCCGCTGAGGATGCCCCAGAGGACCAGCAGGGTATCCCCCAGACCGGCCAGCACCCCCAGGAACACTCCCAGAGGAACGGCTCCGGCGCCCAGGGCCACCAGGGCCAGAAGACCCAGCAGCACCAGTTGTCCCAGAACAATCCGCGTCGCCTGTTTCTTCATACCGGAAGGAGCCTCCGGAGTACCCGGGGGCTCTTTCTGCAGGGCATCCATGGTGGCTTACCGTTTCTCTCCCCCATGGAATTCCGGCATCACTTCAACAGGATACCCATGGGTATGGAGCAGATAGGTCACAATCCGTTGGGCAGCCCGGCCATCCCCGTAAGGGTTGACGGCCTCAGCCATGGACCGATAATACTTTTCATCATTCAGCAGACGGCTGGTGGCGGCGTACACGTCTTCCTTGCCGGTGCCGATCAGTTTGACCGTCCCGGCGGTAACAGCCTCCGGCCGTTCCGTGGTGTTGCGCAGCACCAGGACCGGTTTGCCCAGGGCCGGCGCTTCCTCCTGGATTCCGCCGGAATCGGTGAGGACAATGTCCACCCGGGCCATCAGATTGGCGAAAGGTTCATATTCCATGGGTTCCAGCAGATGGACACGATCCATCTTGCCCAGGACGGCTTCCGCCACTTCCCGCACTTTGGGATTCTTATGCATGGGGAAGATGGCTTCCGCATTGGGATTGTCCTTCAGGACTTCCTTCAGGGCCTGGTATACATGGCGCATGGGTGCCCCCAGGTTCTCCCGCCGGTGGGTGGTCATGAGGATCAGCTTGTGGTCGCTGCGGATGGCCTCTTCCAGTTTGGGATTGTGGAAATCAAATTCCTTCTTCACCGTAGCCTGCAGGGCATCGATCACCGTATTGCCGGTCACGTAAATATCATCTTCCTTGATGTTTTCCTTCAGCAGGTTGGCCCTGGCGTTGCTGGTGGGTGCAAAATGGAAATCCGTGATGTCCGCGGTCAGTTTCCGGTTCATCTCTTCCGGAAAGGGAGAGTATTTGTTTCCGGTCCGCAGCCCGGCTTCCACGTGGCCTACCGGGATCTGCTTATAGAAGGCAGCAAGAGCCCCCACGAAGGTGGTGGTGGTGTCCCCATGGACCAGTACCAGGTCCGGTTTCGCTTCCTCCAGCACATCTTTCAGCCCCATGAGGGCCCGGCTGGTCACATCATACAGTGTCTGGCCGGCGGTCATGATGTTCAAATCATAGTCCGGCCTGATCTGGAACAGATCCAGGACCTGGTCCAGCATTTCCCGGTGCTGGGCCGTCACTGCCACGATGGGTTCCAGCATATCCGGATATTTTTTCATTTCCAGTACCAGGGGGCACATCTTGATGGCCTCCGGACGGGTACCGAAAATCGTCATGACTTTTAATTTTTCCATTGTTCTTCGCCCCTATTTCATGATCTGTCCTGTAAAATCCCGATTTTCCGTGCACCAATGAAAATCACCGCCAGCAGGAATACCAGCAGCGCAATGGCATAGATCCCCTCCATTTCTGTAAGCAGGACTGCCGTCAGGCAGAGCCCTGCACTGATCAAATACATGAAAATCACAGCCTGCCGCTGGCTGAAGCCCATGGCCAGCAGGCGATGATGGATATGTCCCTTGTCCGGGCTGAAAATGGGCCGGCCATTCTTATACCGGCGGACGATGGCAAAGGCCGTGTCCATGATGGGAAGGCCCAGGGCAATGGCCGGAACCAGCAGGGCAATGGTGGCCGCGCTCTTCACAGCCCCAAAAATGGAAATGGCAGCCAGCATATAGCCCAGGAACAGGCTTCCCGTATCACCCATGAAGATGGTGGCCGGGTTGAAGTTGTACCGGATGAATCCGATGATGCCGCCGGCCAGTGCCGCGGTGATCACCGCCACCGGATACAGACCCTGCTGCAGGGCCACCATGATCACCGTCACCGAGGCGATGGCGGATACCCCGGCAGCCAGTCCGTCCAGCCCGTCGATCAGGTTCACCACGTTGGTGAAGCTGACGATCCAGAATACCGTAAAAGGAATGGAAAGGTAATTCAAATAGAAGTAGCCTCCCCAGGGATTGTTCAGCCATTCGATCCGGACCCCAAAGCACACCGGCACCAGAGCAGCAATGATCTGCCCCACCAGTTTCACCCTGGCTGCCAGCTGGAACATATCGTCCAGGATCCCCACGATGGCAATGACGGTGCCGCCCAGCAGGATCCCCACCACGTCACGGGTCAGTTCCATGCAGGTCACGGCCGCCGCCATGAACCCGATGTAAATGGCCAGCCCGCCCATCCGGGGCATGATCCGGTGATGGACTTTCCGTGCGTTGGGTCGGTCCACAGCACCGATCTTGAACGCCAGTTTCTTGACGAAGGGTGTCAGGATCCAGCTGATGATCAGCGATATACTCAATGCCAGTAAGTACGTTTTCACAAAACAAGCCTTTCTGCGGTGTCCCGCCCAGGAAAGGGAAGCTTCCCTCCCCTGTTTTGATTCTCTGTATTGGTTCTTTCATCTTTTGCCCATACAGATTTATTATAGTACAGTTTTATAAAATCTACAATTTATAAAGTTGCCGATTTTGTAAGAAATTGAGCAGTCAAAAGGTGCATCCTCTGTTTTTCCCGTTTACACCTTGTTGCCACCATGTTACACTTAAAAGAATCGGAGGTGTTCCCATTGGATGAACTCATCAAATTGTTTACTGTATTCGCCCGCATCGGCGCAGTGACCTTCGGTGGCGGCTATGCCATGCTGCCCATCCTGCAGGCCGAAGTGGTGGAAAAATATCACTGGGCGGAAGAAGCCGAACTGGCCGACTACTTCGCC encodes:
- the atpG gene encoding ATP synthase F1 subunit gamma, with the translated sequence MANTSGIRAHMKTVGSISKITGAMQMVASARMHQAQQRAESSLPYADKLREILQEAVSDPSVMAHLDLKKNPLLEKRPVYKTAYIVMGSDKGLAGPYNNNVVKYTSVELRGKEDSPLLAVGRQIRIGLNHWGYHIDKSWTGFSEKPTFEAAEEIADYVESMFIHGEVDEVDIIYTYFKSAMVQIPRTVPILPVQPKAKDSLEVQGEKVWEADDPTDYSTLIFEPEPAEMLSYLARYYLRSQIFTALIQSSACELASRMTAMSTATDNAQNLLGKLQVYYQKVRQASITTEINEIVSGAEALK
- the atpA gene encoding F0F1 ATP synthase subunit alpha, coding for MNSKNKEALWKQILDRVTLTEDDQALFAGQELLPVTVTTARPLDAEEATLLEKLLMEKFRKPVQIQQQKVDPKVVGGVLVQYGDHVFDATMQRQLEKMDALMKAIHLQDQDLEKPGNMTEALSQGVKNFQNQVDLEEIGVVEKVGDGICTASGLGGAMSGELVALHDGVYGMVQNLRENEVGIVLLGGATEIKEGDMVRRTGEIMEIPVGEEMLGRIVNPLGQPLDGKGAIKTQAKYPIEHQAPGIAARQPVDVPLQTGLKAVDALVPIGRGQRELIIGDRGTGKTAIAVDTILNQKGKGVICIYVAIGQKASSVARLAHTFEEYGAADYTMIVAATAADTAPLQYLAPYAGAAVGEYFMDQGKDVLIVYDDLSKHAVAYRAMSLLLRRPPGREAYPGDVFYLHSRLLERACRRNARHGGGSMTALPIIETQAGDVSGYIPTNVISITDGQIYLETDLFNSGVRPALNSGLSVSRVGGAAQTKAMKSVAGTLRLALAQYRELAAFAQFGSDLDKETRAQLDRGARVTEILKQGQYQPLSMAQEVISLYAVNNGFVDNVPVADVTRYAYEMLTYLDNHCSIILTSLEKEQKLTDDIRQQLDDALDDFGKLFAPGGAQA
- the atpF gene encoding F0F1 ATP synthase subunit B, encoding MVSINYTLIAQIVNFIILLWVLAKFAYKPLLKAMDDRRAKIVKDMDQADHARKDAEALKEQYAEQLQSARKEANDIVSRANTMAQQLHDEALANAQKERAELLASGRQTVEMEKRKALLEVREQIIALSTEIAGRVLQAKLDSAEDQALVAKITDATLAEQQQKK
- the atpE gene encoding ATP synthase F0 subunit C translates to MIDNNTLIIVASVLAAAIIGVGASIAATRGDSTVASKALECMARQPEQAGSFQVNMLIGIGLVESIPIIASVIAIVLVFANPFVK
- the atpB gene encoding F0F1 ATP synthase subunit A; the encoded protein is MGIAEAASSEVIHYGTTEVLPGVALNMQTIYMSWLTMIIVAVLVFAATRQVHEIPHGIQNLVEMIVEWLEKLMDANMGVEGRRVTIPFVLTLFLYIFVGNELGLMPSLGVHLSSPTNDINVALGLSITVAIATYIIGVIQQGPSYFKHLVTPFALMLPLNIIEELAKPLTMALRLFGNILAGEILLAVLYMLVPWVVPNLWIGFSLIIGFLQAFIFTMLTVIALAPIFKQIHSSK
- the wecB gene encoding non-hydrolyzing UDP-N-acetylglucosamine 2-epimerase, which codes for MEKLKVMTIFGTRPEAIKMCPLVLEMKKYPDMLEPIVAVTAQHREMLDQVLDLFQIRPDYDLNIMTAGQTLYDVTSRALMGLKDVLEEAKPDLVLVHGDTTTTFVGALAAFYKQIPVGHVEAGLRTGNKYSPFPEEMNRKLTADITDFHFAPTSNARANLLKENIKEDDIYVTGNTVIDALQATVKKEFDFHNPKLEEAIRSDHKLILMTTHRRENLGAPMRHVYQALKEVLKDNPNAEAIFPMHKNPKVREVAEAVLGKMDRVHLLEPMEYEPFANLMARVDIVLTDSGGIQEEAPALGKPVLVLRNTTERPEAVTAGTVKLIGTGKEDVYAATSRLLNDEKYYRSMAEAVNPYGDGRAAQRIVTYLLHTHGYPVEVMPEFHGGEKR
- a CDS encoding glycosyltransferase family 4 protein; protein product: MKTYLLALSISLIISWILTPFVKKLAFKIGAVDRPNARKVHHRIMPRMGGLAIYIGFMAAAVTCMELTRDVVGILLGGTVIAIVGILDDMFQLAARVKLVGQIIAALVPVCFGVRIEWLNNPWGGYFYLNYLSIPFTVFWIVSFTNVVNLIDGLDGLAAGVSAIASVTVIMVALQQGLYPVAVITAALAGGIIGFIRYNFNPATIFMGDTGSLFLGYMLAAISIFGAVKSAATIALLVPAIALGLPIMDTAFAIVRRYKNGRPIFSPDKGHIHHRLLAMGFSQRQAVIFMYLISAGLCLTAVLLTEMEGIYAIALLVFLLAVIFIGARKIGILQDRS